CCGCGCTCCCACATTGCTGTTTAGGCGGCGGTTTCCTCCCTGGGAGCAGGAGCCCGGCTGGCGTGGCCTGTGGCTGGCTGGTTGGTCTGCCGACGGCAAAGCGATGGCGCATGTCGAGGTGGAAGGCGACGCCCACACGCTCATCGTTTCAAGGAGGGTGGACCGATGATGAGTCTCGCCAAAGAACCCTAAAGCATCAGGAACTCACCCCACCGCGCCTACGCGGTGGGTCCGCATTGAACTCGGACCTAACGACGTGGACCCACCGCGTAGGCGCGGTGGGGTGAGTCAACTTCGCTTCGTAGCCGCTTTGTGATCATCGCGTCCGCTTTGTGGCCCGATGAGGCTGGGCAATGATCGAGCCGAAAGTCTCAGCAGGATCCTGCGATGCTTGGTACGCTCCCAGCATGGTCTCCTCCCTGGCGCTGCTGTTGGCTTTCGCATCCGGCCCGCTGGACCGCGCCGCCGCCTGGCAGCAGGACCTCGAGACCTTCCGCACCGAACTCGCCGCAAAGCACAAGAACCCGTTCGACTTCCTCAAAAGGGAGGACTTCGACGCTGAAGTTCGGGACCTGCAGGCGAAGGCCCCCAAACTCACAGACTCTCAGATCGTGGTGGCCTTGCAGCGCATCGTCGCCAAAATCGGCGACGCGCACACCACCCTGGTCGCCGATGAAAAGCGCTTCGGCCTGGGACGGACGCCGATTTCCTTCCGCCAGTTCAAGGAAGGATGGTTCGTCTGGGGCGCGGCGAAGTCCCTCGGGCCGCTGGTTGGGGCCAGGCTGCTCGACGTTGGAGGAGAACCTGCCGGCGAGGCCGTCCAGCGGCTTGCCCAATTCGTTCCCACAGAAAACGAGGGTTGGCAGGCTCAGCAGGTCGCGTCGCTGCTTTCATCGAGAGCCCACGTCGTCGAGTGCAACCTTCAGCCGGTTCTGCGACTGTAGCTGCCGGACGGCACAATTCGGAAGATTGAGCTTGCGCCCCCAACCAAACCGGGTCCTCCGGGTGGGTTCGCCCTCGCCGCTCGCGCCGATGCCCAGATCAAGAGCCGACAGACTGCGTATCGGTTCGAGCGACATGGAGGGGCCATGGTCCTGACCTACAACCGGTGCCAATCCGACCCAAACAACCCCTCGGGCCCGTTCTTCGAGAAGCTCTTCGCCGAACTCGACGCCAATCCGTCACCCCTCATCGTCGACCTTCGCCAGAACGGCGGCGGCAACAATCTGGTCTTTCGCCCCGTGATCACGGGAATCCAGCGACGTCCCTGGCTCAACAAATATGGCCAGGTCTACGTGCTCATCGGCCGCGGCACATTCTCAAGCGCCATGCTCAACGCCCATGAGCTGAGGAAGATGGCCAACGCGATCCTGGTGGGGGAGCCCACCGGTGGCAGCCCGAACGGCTACGGCGAGGTCAAGGTGTTCCAACTGCCCAACTCGAAGGTCGTGGTGAGCTACTCGACGAAGTACTTCCGGATGACCGACGGAAAGGAGAAGACGATCCGCCCCGATGTGTTGATCCCGGAGACGGCCGCGAGCTACTTCCGCAACGAGGATGAAGCCATGAAAGCAGTGGTGGCACGGATTGACCGGCGCTCGAAGGTCAACGTGCGGCAGGAAGTTCGGCACTATTGGATTTCACCGTAGGGCACCGGAAGAACGTGCCGGAACTGGGGATTGTGGCGTAAGGCGTACATGAAGGATGGAGCGCGGACGTTCGGCCCCATGTCGCCAAGTAAGAGTGCTGTGTGGTCATCCTATACTTCTTTGTACATATTTTTTAGGGTTTCTCTAGTACTTACACTGTTGACACGCGCTCGTGCGCTCAGATAGAACCTGGTTGTCACTTAATGTTTCTTAGGTTGTTCTAGGAGGTTCGCTAACCATGGATTCCACAAACCGACTTTCGGCCATCGGCATGGCCTTAGCCCTTGCGGGCGTAGCCGCTCAGAGCCAAGCTCAAACCACGATCGACGTCAATCCGGGAGATGCCTGGATCGGCTACATGAACGTTTTCGAAATACCACAGCACGGCGGCGGCTACGTCTTTGGCAGCGGTTGGGGCACGGCCGATCTCTGCGCCACTTGGGCAGGATCGGTGCTCACCCTGAGCCCGAACACCATCGGCGACCCCGATCCCTTCTGGTACACGCCGAGCGGCGGGCCGGGCAGCGTGGGCAACAAGATCATGGACGCCAACATGTACGTCGAGACGACCGGTACCTATGTGAACGAGATGCTCACCTTCCAGGGCCGAGTGCTCTCGAACACCCTGGTCGGAAAGGTGGACGCAAACGGCAACGGATGGAGCAGCGTGGCGTTCATCAAGGACTTTGCGGCGGATTACAGCTCATTCACCCAGGTGACGATGGCGCTTTCTCCCGGCGATTTCAGCATCAGCCTCTTCACTTCGGCGAACCCCGGCCACCACATCCAATACGGCTTCGAGACCATCGGGCCGGACGTGTGGATCACCGACGTGGCGCCCTACGGCAACATTGAGGTCACGGCCGTTCCCGAGCCCGCCTCGCTGGTGGCAATCGGCCTTGGCCTGATGCTTCTTAGGCGACGCAGGTTATAAGGTCGCTCGTGACGCCCGAATGCAGAGAGGCGTCGTGCGGCATCGGGTGGCAGGCGGCGTTGACCCGCCAGCCCAGAAGGGCGGATTCTGTGAGGGGGGCACGGCGCAGCGTCTCGGGCCCATGCGGACATTTTACGAGCGTTCGGGCCGAGGTCCGAACGAAGAGGGATGGGTCTCGTTGTTTCTCCCTCCCTCCCTCCTCATGATATGAGGGGAACCCGTTGAGGAGTTGGAGGCGCTGATGGCCTCATCGGGATTGGCGAATTCGGCGGGTGACGCGAGAGCTGAGCCCCATGCACTTTTGGATGAACCGCGCCTGGGTCTGGTGCGGCAGGGCCACTCGATTCAGCGAGGGGATTCCAGCCCCGCATCCGTGGTCCTGAAACAAGAGGCAAACGGAGCGTGGACCCCGCTCGGCGAAACCGCAGGGCAGCGCGGGGCGAACCCCCAGGTCAGAATTCCGTGACCTCGTTCTCCTTGATTTCGACCTTCACCGTACGCGTCCCAACCTTTAGATGGTAGATGCCGATCGGAAGCGCGATCACCTCGCCGCCCTGGATGTTGTTGACCTTTCGATCTTTCGAATCGAGGATGTGAAGCTGATTGGCATAGGCGGCAGTCGACCTCAAAGCGCCGAGCCGAATCCGGGTGGCGTGGCCCACCTTCACCGGCACCTTTTCCAGGACCATACCGTTGATGACGAGGTCGTACTCGCCCTCCATGACCGTGTGCTCGGTCTTCCAGTTCTCGTTGTACTCGTTCTGGTCGCGTTTGCCGGGCAGGTACACGTAAATGCGCTGATAGCCGGCCCCCGATTTCTCGTGCCAGTTGGTGCGGATGATGCCGTTGCGCCCCTGCGCCTTGGCGTCGGCTTCCACGACCCAGGGCTTCATGTCGTTGATAGGCTCGCTGGTCTTCTTGATGCCGCGCAGGTTGAAGGCGTAGGTCCCGGTTTGGGTCTTCAGCATCGCCATCCTGCTCGCGGGCTCCACGTAAACCGGATCGCCCAACCTCACGCTGCCCGTGATCGGCGACGCGACGCTTCCCATCGTCCCCGGGTCGATGACGCTGGCGTTCAGCACGTGCAGGGCGCCCGTCGACAGGTTGCGCGCGACGATGATGCCGTTGACCGGTTCGGCGCCGTTGAGCTCGCTGCTGAAGTCCGCCTTGATGCCGCTCACCAGGTCGGCCCCTTTGATCTTGTTGCGAAGGGCGTTGACCGGTTCTGCCGGGTTTGTGCCAGGTTTGTTGACCGGCTCGGCGGGATCGGCATTGGGGTTGGCCAAGATGCCGGCCAGCAGCGCTTCCGCCGTCGCCTTATCTTTCACCACCGCCACGACCGCGCAGCACGGCTCGACTCCGTCCGGCTCGCGGAGGGTCACCGTCCGGTCGAGGCCCTTGACCTTCACGAGCTTGGCCATGGGCCCGTCGGCATCCACCACGTCGCCGACCTTGAGCTCCTTGGCCAGCGCGGCATCGGCCACCTGCATGATCCGCCCGGTATAGCGGTTGTAAACGGTCGCGGCGCCCTTGACGGCGTCGACCGAAACCACGCTGCAGCAGGGTTCGAGAGGGAAGATCCGCAAGGCAAGGGCCGAAAGCGCTCCCGTCGAGCAGAGCAGGATGGCTGCGGGCAGGGCGAGGGTTCGGATGGAAGTCATGGTAACGTCACCTGGAGTCAGTATATACATTCTCTACAAACTGGTCAAGATGAAGCCGAATGCCTTCAGACGGGCAAGCTGAGGCGGCCGACGGCTCTGAAACAGGGCATCGACGGCAGGCGACAGCGGATGCCGCTCCAGGCGGAATAGACTGGCTTGGTGGCCCGCATCGCGATTATCGTGGACCCTGGGCAGCCGTTTGAGACGCTAGGCTATTGCCTGTCCGGCCCTGTGAGGCAGTGGCGAGTACAGGGTCTGGATGTCGAGATCTATGACTGCCCGGCATCGGCCAAAGACGCTGAACTGGCGATCCTGCACGTCGACCAGACCGTTGTGCCCGCTGCCTATCGCTCGCTCGCCGCACGCTATCCGAAGTGCCTGAACCGGTACACCAGCGACATCTCCAAGCGCGCCATCTCGCGGCAGCTGGTCAGCAAGAACGATGGCTTTGCGGGGCCTGTCATCGTGAAGTCCAACCTGAACAGCGGTGGCGGCCCTGAGGCGGCTCGTACGGCAAGATTCGGCGCGGCGAGGGGTGGTGCGATGACATTCAGGGACTACTGCGTTCTCCCGTCGCCGCACGAAGTGCCAGACGCCGTTTGGAGCAACCCGCTTCTCGTCGTCGAGCAGTTCCTGCCTGAGCGCGAGGGCGAGCGCTACTGCGTCCGGCTCTGGAACTTCCTTGGCAGTCACGAGATCGTTTACCGCTGTGAGAGCGATGAGCCAATCGTGAAAGCCTCGAATACCGTTCGAAGGACGATCGTCGAAGGCGTTCCCGAAGAACTCCGGCAATGGCGTGAGGAGATGGGATTCGACTTCGGTAAGTTTGATTTCGGAATCGTGGAGGGCATGCCGGTGCTCTACGACGCCAATCGGACTCCGACCTACTCTCTGAAGCAAGATGCAGCTCAAAGGGCCGAACGCGACGGCGCGATCGTGGACGGGATTTGGGATTTCATGCCGGCCAGGCTCAGGGCGTGAACTCGACCCCCGCCAGCTTCGCCGCACGCGCTTTGAGCTTGTCATCCTTGAGTCCTTCGATGCACGCCATGACGATCTGTTTCGTGTCCTCGTCTCCATAGGCTTCAAACACGTCGAGCGCAAGCGAGCAAAGGTCAGCCTTCCCCGAGGCCAGGAGGCTCCGCAGCCCCTCCAGGCCCCCGGCCTTGGCGATCGCCGCGCGCGAGTCCTTGCCGGCGGCAAGCAGCACTTTTGCGGCCGCCTTCAACACGCCCTCGTCATCGCTTCGGAACAGCGCGGACGCGGTCCACGCCACATGGTTCGGGCCGTCTTTGGGGTCTGAGGACGCAAGCCCCGCGACCTTGGCCGCCGACCCATTAAGGTACTGCGCCAAGTCTTTGGGCTTCACGTCGGCGATCATGCCCACCACTCGCTTCAGCGAGGATTCGTCAAGGCAAACGCCCTCCCCCACAAGGTTGGGCTCAAGGGTATCGCTGTATCCCTTCTCGGCAAAGTCGACACCCGTGAACTTGCGCACGTCGTTGAGCAGCATCACAAACCGGCCCGCGGCGATCCCCGGGACCATCCGCTTGTTGATCTCCGTGCGCGAGGCCTTGTCCGTATAGATCCATACCCTTGCCTGATCCCAGGGGCCGCGAAACCGCGACTTGTTCGTGATCGATCCAAGGAGCTTGAGGCCGATATCGTGGCCCGGGCGAACCTTCCATTTGTTCTTGAGCGATGGCTCGTGCTTGGCCATCTCTGTGCAGGCCCAGCGGAAGGTGGCTTTGTCCTGAACCCCTATGAGATCGCCTCCCCAAGCGCTGAGTTGCAGAGTCGCGGTAGACCAACTCGGGATTCGAAGTTGGGTGTGCTGCATCGAGCTCATGATTTGGCACCCGGGGTCATCGGGATAGAACAGCGTTCCATAGGGCATGGTGAACACCACGTCCATGCCGGTCTTGTTTGTCACTTGAAGCTGCCCGTTGTTCATGTTGTCGCCGAGCACTTCGTAAGTCACCGAATCCTGTCGGATGGGCACACCCATAGGGTCATCAATCCGGATGTGACCGAAGAGATCGCTAAGGTCCGGAAGCTGAAGATCTTTGAAAGGGTTCTCATAGGCGTCATTGGCCCGGTTGAATTGCTCAAAGAACTTTTTGATCATGTCGCCAATCTTGTCTTCCTCGGGCTCGCCGTAGCAGAAGCAATAGGTGCTATTCGTGTGCTCGACGAGTTCGTCTGCCGGGACCTCGCTATAGGCCACGATTTGCTCGTGGGTTCCCACGACTTCGTTGATCGGCGTTCGCACCCCTCGGCTCATCGAGAAGCCGACCTTCGTCATGGTGCCGCGCACATGGAACCGCTTGCCGATGAATCCAGGGATCCAGGTCTCCATCGAACATGGGCCGGTGTGCTGAAACTCCCACTTCTTCTGCTTTTTGGCTTCCTTTCGAAAAGCGGCGAGGGCCTGGCTGACGCGCTGCGACCAATCGTTGGGCGACACGCTTCCTCCCCCCTTGATCGCCAAGGCGTTGGCCGCGGCGGTGGCTGCGCGCATGGCATCCTGATAGGGTTCGTAATAGCCCTTGATGGTGGCCTTGTGGGGGGTCTGGCAGCGATCGTCGCATGAAAAGTCGCACTTGGAATGCTCTTTATGGACTTTCCCGTTGCAGACGTTGTCGCAACTGAGCACCTTGGCAACGCTCGGCTCATCTTCCTCCACCCAAGTCGACACTTGGTACTCGAGCGAAAAGAACTCGGTCGCCTCGATCACGTTGCCGTTCCGAATCTCGTTCTTGTATTCCCGCGACTTGATCGAGCCCTGGTCCTGCCAGTTCTGTCCCGAGGCGCTTGACGTCCCCAGGGCCAAGAGGGAAAGCGAAACCCATGCCGAACGGGCCACATTGCATTTCATTCGCATACTTTACGCCACTTTCCGGCTGAGTTCAAGGGCATTTCGAGACGACAGAAGCGTCGTGGCCCGCGACAAGTCAGAATAAGTTGTGGCCCGCAAATTCCTATTCCTGTTCTGTTGGCTCTTGGCCGGATTGGCGCTCGCAGGCGAGGACGTCACGACGTCCAAGCCAAAGGTGCTGACGGCTTCCAGTCCCAACAAGTGGTCGGCACAGGCGACTCTTCTTGCGTTGGCCAACCACAAAAGCGCCCTCTGCCGTGTTGCCGAGGCAGACACGCAAAAACAAGAGCAGTCGTTCTTCAATGCCTTCGTGGAGTCCGCAAGGCAGGCAGAGGACTCGATTGGAAAGATCACGTCCGCCAAGCTCAGCTACGAAAGCTCTTTGAGTCTCCGCTTCAACGACCCCAGGCTTCTGAGCTTTAGGAGCGAGACGTACACCTATATGGGCGGCGCCCACGGCATGGCCAACATGCGCACCTACAACTATGGCTTCGTGAAGGGGAAGCCGGTTCGCTTCAGGCTTTGGGACGCGCTCAAGAGCGACGCCGACTCGAAGATGGAGATGCACATGGTGCTTCTGGAGAAGGCGATGGCGCTGAAAGGGGCGGACTGGATCGACAACGGCGAGGTCACCGAATTCGAGCCGATTCAATATGATCGGTTTTGGGTTTCGGGGAACCAACTCGTTTTCGAGTTCGACCCCTATGAGCTTGGGCCCTTTTCCAGCGGCCCGATGAGCGTGCGCGTGAGCCTTAAGGAGATCGCTGCCCTGGTGCGCACCGACGGCCCCCTGGCGTTCCTGCTGAAGTGAGCGTCCCGCTTTCCCAATTCGGACTACATCCTTGCGCGGACGTATCGAAGCCTGTCCGTGACAACCTGACGCCACTCGCGTGACAACACTCGGTTTTGCAGGTTATGAGCCTCAAAACCAGATACGATGAACCTGTGAAAGACCAGGGACCTCAGGCGTTCACGGAGGAGGAGCAGATGCGGCTGCGCGCGAGCATGCTGCGGATCATTCCGCTCAGCGATCGCATCGCGGAGAGGTTCTTGGATCTGACCTGCGAGGAGTTGTCAGAGCCGGGGTTTGAGATGACGGAGAGGCAGCGGGATCGCTTGATGGTTCTGCTGGCAACGCTTGTTGACCAGGTGCGCTCTCGCAGATCGTTCGATTCGACCTGTCGCAAGCTGGCCGCCGAGGAACTCGGCTTGCCCGCAGCATTCCTCTTTGGGCCATCGGGAGAAACGGCCTTGCGAAGAGCGATTGCCGAGGTCGCTTGGAGTCTGGTCGAACCCGACGAGATCGAGCTCTGGGCCAAGCTCCAAAGAAAGGCGTCCCGCAGCTACTTCGGCATATCGAAGAACGCCATCGCAGAATTCGGGTCTCCGTTGAATGAAACGGATGGAAGCGGCACACCGAGCCCACGCGTGACGTCTTCCCGATAGGCCACTTCGGTCCAAACGATAGTCAGGCCAAGCGCCAGCCGCATGGCTTCTGCAAAAGCAAGCGTTTCGGCGCCCCTGTTTTGCCGGCCTTCCACCAGGTGAAACTCGGCAGCACGCGTCAGGTGCGCATTCAGGCCTCCCCAGTCCTGCTCCGCTTGCCATCCTCTGGCGGCCCGCATCATGGTGTCCCGCGCCTCATCGAGTCTGCGTTGGGCGATGAGCGTTCGGGTCAATGATGTGAGCTGGTCCGTGATTTGATAGCGGACGCCCATGCGTGTCCAGAGGTCGAGCGAGGTTCGAAAGGCTCGTTCGGCTTCGGCATAGAGGCCCTTGTCGTGCGCCACCCTTCCGTCGACTTCATTCCACAGCGCCAGGAGCTGGGGATCGCCCAAGCGTTGGGCAAGAGGTCGAACATGATCCAAGACCGCCTGCCCATTCGGCTCGTCGCCCCGATTCTGAAGGAAGGACCCGTAGACCAGGCCACTGGAAACGAGGTGGACTTCATCCTGGGCGGCGTTGAAGAGATCATAGGCCTCTGCGTAAACGGCCATGGACTCATCGAGCCTGTTGGAATAGCGCAAGAGCGTCGCGAGGCTAAACGCGCTGTGGGCGCGCGACAATGGGTCGGCGTCTTGAGCAAGCTTGGAGTAGCCTTCCTGGGCGCATGTGAGCCCCTCGGAAAGGGAGCCGGCCCTCCTCTGAACCATCCCACAGAGGCACTGCATTGGCCCTTGCATGTTCGGGTCTCCCAACTGCTCCGCCAGCCGGATGCCTTCACGGACAATTGGCAGGGCCCTTTGCTCCTGTCCCAGGCCCAAGAGGGCCGCCGCCGCCCCATAGGTGAACGCACATTGGTCTGCGAGCTCGAACTTGTGGGATTCGGCTTCAAGAGCCTCGTATCTCGCGACGACGCTCGAATGCCTTCCTCGCGGCAGATCGAGCCTCCAGACCGCGCCCGCCAGCTTTCCGGCGAGTTCAGGCGGCCCAGACTGCGCCGCCGCCTCTGCGGCGACGAAATTGTCGAGCTCTCTGCTGAGCCTTTCAAGGCTGTCCAGCGAGAGCGGCGCCAGAAAGGTCGGGATGGCTTCGCCAAGCTTGCTGCTCGCCCAATGAACGAGGGATCGTTCGGCGTCGAGGGCCTCCTCAGCGGTCGCTACCTTCGCCACATATTGGCGGATAGGTTCTAGAAGCCTCAATCTGAGTTCAGACTCTTGGTCATCGACAGCCACCAGGGAGGAATCCACCAATGCCTCGACCGAAGCCTCGTTCTCAGCCCCTACGACGAGTTCCAGGTCGTTCACGGCGCAGCCGGCACGAAACCACGCCAGCCGCTGCAAAGCGATCCGATTGGATTCCGAAAGCGCAGAAACACTCCAGTTCAGGGCCGATTCCAGCGATCGATGCCTCGCTTCCAGGTCGGGCGCTTGGCTAGACAGCGGCTGAGACCGGTCCTTGAGCCGGCGGACCAGGTCCTTGGGTGAGCGGAGTTTCAGATGTGCTGCCGCCAGTCTGAGAGCGAGAGGATAGCGATCCAGAAGCGCCGCAAGCCGCTCAGCCTGCTCCAAGTTCTCTGGTGTTCGTTGAAGGCCTGGCCGGGACGAGCGCCACAGGTCAAAGAGCAGGTCGCGCGCGTCGTCCATGTTCGCGAGCGGGCCGATCGAGAGCACATTCTCACCTGCGAGCCCGAGAGGCATCCGGGAGGTGGCCAATATCTTAAAGCCCGGAGCAGCCTCGAGAAGACGCTTCACGTCCTGGGCCACGAGCGGAAGGAGGTGTTCAAGGTTGTCCAACACGGCCAAGCAAGAGACCCCTATCGAGCGGGCTAGGAAGAGGACTGGATCTCCAGCGGATGGGGCATGCAGCCCTGCTGCCTCGCAGAGCGTGCGCCCAAACTCCGGCGCCGAATCGAGTTCAGCGAAATTCGCCACGAAGGTGACGGCGAAACGGTCCTTCAGGCGATTGGCTGCCTCCACGGAAAGGCGAGTCTTGCCGATGCCACCGGGCCCGACCAGCGTTGCCAGTCTGCCGGTTTCAAGCGCCCCTTCGATCAACCCGATTTCGGCCTCTCGGCCAAAGAAGCGGTCAATTGGGGTTGGAAGGACGGGCCGGCCGGCCGGATGGGTGGCGGCCGGGACTTCCGGTGTGGAGGCAGCAAGTGCAGCCATCGCTTGCTGCGCTTCTTGCGACGGCTCCGCTCCCAGCCTTTCGCGCAACTCGCGCTTGTACTGCTGGAACTCTGCCATAGCGTTTGCGAGGCTCCCGAGCGCCGCATGTGCCCGGACGGCGAGCATGCGGGCCTCTTCATGGCAGGAGTCGGTCGCAATCGCCTCGCGGGCGCCGTTCAACGCCCCTTCGGCATCGCCTTCCTTCAGGAGAAGGGTCCCCAACGCAACGCAGCAGCGAATCTTGAGAGCGGACGCACTTGCGCGTTCTGCAATCGCCCAGTCGTCGGTCCAGGAAGGCAAGAATTCGCCGGCGCACCGGGCGCAAGCGGAGACCAAAAGCTGCCTTGTGGCTGTAGCAGTCGGGTCGGCGTGCGCGGCTCGCGAAAGGAGCGCAACGTCGGAGTCCAGCCTCTCGCTGTCCACCCAAGCCACTTGGTTATCGCACTCGAGAATGTCCGAGGCGGGTCCCAGCGCGCGTCTCAGCCTGCTAAGCTCCTGGCGCAGTCGAAGCCTCGTTGCATCCAGGTAATCGTCGGGCCAGAGGAGATCGGCAAGGTCGTCGCGGCGCATGCGTCCCGACTTGGAGAGGACGAGCAGCGCGAGCAGCTTGGCGGAGCGCTGGGTGTCGAAGCGCTCGACGGACAGGTTCTCGCAGGAGAGCCCGAAGCCACCAAACATGCGCACACGCCACTCCCCCATCGTTGCGCGATTCTAACACGGATTCGATGGGATTCCAAGTGGGCGCCGATTGCGTTCTACAAAAAGCAAAGGGGCGCCGCGATCGCGGCGCCCCTCACCGGGACCTGCAAGGTTGCCCCTGCCGCAGGGCTCCCCTTAGTAGCCGAGTCTCTGGATCAGGTCGGTGCACCAACCGATGAACCGCTGGCCGAAGACCGGCTCAACTCCGTTGCCGAGCTGGCCGGCAACGAGCTGCGAGGCGGCGGCGACCTTGTTGGCCGCCGTCTTCTTGTCACCTTTGTCCAGCGCCTTCTGAGCGTTGTTCAGGTGCTGCTGAAGCGCAGTCTGCGTCGTCGGTTTTGTGATCAGGCCCATCGAGTAGGCTCGGTTCACGGCTGACTTGAGACCCTGGATCGTCGCGTGGACGCTGAAGATCCGAGTCAGGCTCGAGGCGTTGCCAAGCTTGTCCGCAGCTTGGACGACGATCGTGTGGTCGCCCGCCGTCAGGAAGAACGAGTCGATCGTGGCCAGGTCGGCAAGGCTGCCGCCATCGAGCGTCGCCGAGGAGCTGTCCACGCCAGAGCCCGCGTCTCCAATCGTCATGTCGAACACGAGGGTCGTGTTCACATCCATGACTTGGTTCTGGGCTGGCGGGGCCACGGCAATCGTCGGCGGCGTCTGGTCCAGGGTCACGTTCTTGTTGTGCAGAGCGCCGGCATGGTCGTCGCCGCTCGGGCACACACCGATCCCCTGGTAGTTCAGGTTGTACACACCGTCCGGGCCGCTGATCGGGCCAAACGTTGTGGTGGTCGTTCCGGCCGACAGCGTGCCGAGGGGCAGGTACTGGCCTTCGGCTCGAATCTCCGAGTTGTTCCAGAAGTAGTTGCTGATGGCGTCCACGGTGAAGGTCGTGCCGCCCCCCACGTAGGTGATGCCGTTGTTTTCGAACTTGGGGCCGTTGATCGTCAGCGAGCTGTTGGGATTCGGCGTGTTCGAGAGCTTCTGCGTCGGAGCGCCAAGGTCTGGGAACTGCGCGTTGCCGTTCTGCCAGTCCTTGAAGAGGCCGCGGAAGACGCGGTCGCGGGCCAGGCAGTCCACCCACATCGGCATGCCTTCGCCGTGCTGGGCTCCGAGCGGGTTGTTGACGTATCCTCGGGCCGTGTTCACTCGCCACTGTTGGTGGCCGTCGAGCGTTCGGATGAACCCGAGCATCGCGTTCTCGTTGTCGGTGCTTCCACCCGTCGAATAGATCGCGCCGACGCGATTGTCATAGAGCACCTGGTTCAGCGCCTCGGGCGAGAGCAGGATCAGCTTCGACATCTGAATCGTGTTGTAGATCGGTGCGAAGGCGTTCTTGTCGAACGGCTCACCTTCCGATGTTCGATTCATCAGGGCGTCGAGCTGGACCGAAGTGTTCATGGCAAAGCCAAGCTCCCATCGGTTGATGTGGTTGGCCGGGTGTTTGGTGTACTTCCACGTCTCCAACGCGTCGATTCCCGAAGCTTGGGAGAGCATGTAGTTGGCAAATTCCAATGCATAGTCCGCCAGCGGCTCGATCAAGTTGCCGAAGGCGCTGAGG
The genomic region above belongs to Armatimonadota bacterium and contains:
- a CDS encoding DUF3298 and DUF4163 domain-containing protein, translated to MARKFLFLFCWLLAGLALAGEDVTTSKPKVLTASSPNKWSAQATLLALANHKSALCRVAEADTQKQEQSFFNAFVESARQAEDSIGKITSAKLSYESSLSLRFNDPRLLSFRSETYTYMGGAHGMANMRTYNYGFVKGKPVRFRLWDALKSDADSKMEMHMVLLEKAMALKGADWIDNGEVTEFEPIQYDRFWVSGNQLVFEFDPYELGPFSSGPMSVRVSLKEIAALVRTDGPLAFLLK
- a CDS encoding zinc dependent phospholipase C family protein — translated: MPTQFSVRKWVRSLAAPALVAALALTATTAVAWKPKTHMYCANQAIGLIQSDLDVVNINGTNYPVIPEVAAAIRAYPDFYRAGVCGPDAFPDIYVGQGFIHPDTRNDNGRSGNTLGDGHSYSLDWLRHIYQAGWSYYNSRSGNAEGQKILAFTYGFITHAAGDMWAHTFVNDWAGGVFPAISEVQDWPIAVRHIVVESYVGDATPTTDLSLVQNSQELAEFQLWAMMKGSDLGGFVDSQGYTAQNLGRGAIFDFFYDLRSDVSAAIAFLDPIDGQDPEVIALWIADPITMGLIYLNLLDWIDDIDEGLEAWAYMSQSISVDLFQNHDFDSAFSEVGDFIQWHLAFMVGVPDIDAYAFGVILEILSAFGNLIEPLADYALEFANYMLSQASGIDALETWKYTKHPANHINRWELGFAMNTSVQLDALMNRTSEGEPFDKNAFAPIYNTIQMSKLILLSPEALNQVLYDNRVGAIYSTGGSTDNENAMLGFIRTLDGHQQWRVNTARGYVNNPLGAQHGEGMPMWVDCLARDRVFRGLFKDWQNGNAQFPDLGAPTQKLSNTPNPNSSLTINGPKFENNGITYVGGGTTFTVDAISNYFWNNSEIRAEGQYLPLGTLSAGTTTTTFGPISGPDGVYNLNYQGIGVCPSGDDHAGALHNKNVTLDQTPPTIAVAPPAQNQVMDVNTTLVFDMTIGDAGSGVDSSSATLDGGSLADLATIDSFFLTAGDHTIVVQAADKLGNASSLTRIFSVHATIQGLKSAVNRAYSMGLITKPTTQTALQQHLNNAQKALDKGDKKTAANKVAAASQLVAGQLGNGVEPVFGQRFIGWCTDLIQRLGY
- a CDS encoding PEP-CTERM sorting domain-containing protein, with the translated sequence MDSTNRLSAIGMALALAGVAAQSQAQTTIDVNPGDAWIGYMNVFEIPQHGGGYVFGSGWGTADLCATWAGSVLTLSPNTIGDPDPFWYTPSGGPGSVGNKIMDANMYVETTGTYVNEMLTFQGRVLSNTLVGKVDANGNGWSSVAFIKDFAADYSSFTQVTMALSPGDFSISLFTSANPGHHIQYGFETIGPDVWITDVAPYGNIEVTAVPEPASLVAIGLGLMLLRRRRL